From Capra hircus breed San Clemente chromosome 12, ASM170441v1, whole genome shotgun sequence, a single genomic window includes:
- the TGDS gene encoding dTDP-D-glucose 4,6-dehydratase isoform X3 codes for MIVSLVEDYPNYMIINLDKLDYCASLKNLETISNKQNYKFIQGDICDSHFVKLLFETEKIDIVLHFAAQTHVDLSFVRAFEFTYVNVYGTHVLVSAAHEARVEKFIYVSTDEVYGGSLDKEFDESSPKQPTNPYASSKAAAECFVQSYWEQYKFPVVITRSSNVYGPHQYPEKVIPKFISLLQHNRKCCIHGSGLQTRNFLYATDVVEAFLTVLKKGKPGEIYNIGTNFEMSVLQLAKELIQLIKETNSESEMENWVDYVDDRPTNDMRYPMKSEKIHGLGWRPKVPWKEGIKKTIEWYRENFHNWKNAEKALEPFPVQPPFV; via the exons ATGATTGTCTCTTTAGTAGAAGATTATCCAAATTATATGATCATAAATCTAGACAAG TTGGATTACTGTGCAAGCTTGAAGAATCTTGAAACCATTtctaataaacaaaattataaatttatacag ggTGACATATGTGATTCTCACTTCGTGAAACTACTCTTTGAAACAGAGAAAATAGACATAGTACTACATTTTGCTGCACAAACGCATGTAG acCTTTCATTTGTCCGTGCCTTTGAGTTTACCTACGTTAATGTTTACGGTACTCATGTGTTGGTAAGTGCTGCTCATGAAGCCAGAGTGGAGAAATTTATTTACGTCAGCACAGATGAGGTCTATGGAGGCAGTCTTGATAAG gAATTTGATGAATCTTCACCTAAACAACCTACAAATCCTTATGCATCGTCTAAAGCAGCTGCTGAGTGTTTTGTACAGTCTTATTGGGAACAGTATAAG TTTCCAGTTGTCATCACACGAAGCAGTAATGTTTATGGACCACATCAGTATCCAGAAAAG gTTATTCCAAAATTTATATCTTTACTACAACACAACAGGAAATG CTGCATTCATGGGTCAGGGCTTCAAACAAGAAATTTCCTTTATGCTACTGATGTGGTAGAAGCATTTCTCACTGTCCTCAAAAAGGGAAAACCAGGTGAAATTTATAACATTGGAACCAATTTTGAAATGTCAGTTCTCCAGCTTGCCAAAGAACTAATACAGCTg ATCAAAGAGACCAATTCAGAGTCTGAAATGGAAAACTGGGTTGATTATGTTGATGATAG acCTACCAATGACATGCGATATCCAATGAAGTCAGAAAAAATACATGGCTTGGGATGGAGACCTAAAGTACCTTGGaaagaaggaattaaaaaaacaa TTGAGTGGTACAGAGAGAATTTTCACAACTGGaagaatgcagaaaaagcattagaACCCTTTCCGGTACAACCACCGTTTGTATAG
- the TGDS gene encoding dTDP-D-glucose 4,6-dehydratase isoform X2: MSAAGRAESLGPPDSFAKRVLVTGGAGFIASHMIVSLVEDYPNYMIINLDKGDICDSHFVKLLFETEKIDIVLHFAAQTHVDLSFVRAFEFTYVNVYGTHVLVSAAHEARVEKFIYVSTDEVYGGSLDKEFDESSPKQPTNPYASSKAAAECFVQSYWEQYKFPVVITRSSNVYGPHQYPEKVIPKFISLLQHNRKCCIHGSGLQTRNFLYATDVVEAFLTVLKKGKPGEIYNIGTNFEMSVLQLAKELIQLIKETNSESEMENWVDYVDDRPTNDMRYPMKSEKIHGLGWRPKVPWKEGIKKTIEWYRENFHNWKNAEKALEPFPVQPPFV; encoded by the exons ATGTCGGCTGCGGGCCGCGCCGAGTCCTTGGGTCCTCCCGACAGCTTTGCGAAGCGGGTCCTGGTGACCGGGGGTGCTGGTTTCAT AGCGTCACATATGATTGTCTCTTTAGTAGAAGATTATCCAAATTATATGATCATAAATCTAGACAAG ggTGACATATGTGATTCTCACTTCGTGAAACTACTCTTTGAAACAGAGAAAATAGACATAGTACTACATTTTGCTGCACAAACGCATGTAG acCTTTCATTTGTCCGTGCCTTTGAGTTTACCTACGTTAATGTTTACGGTACTCATGTGTTGGTAAGTGCTGCTCATGAAGCCAGAGTGGAGAAATTTATTTACGTCAGCACAGATGAGGTCTATGGAGGCAGTCTTGATAAG gAATTTGATGAATCTTCACCTAAACAACCTACAAATCCTTATGCATCGTCTAAAGCAGCTGCTGAGTGTTTTGTACAGTCTTATTGGGAACAGTATAAG TTTCCAGTTGTCATCACACGAAGCAGTAATGTTTATGGACCACATCAGTATCCAGAAAAG gTTATTCCAAAATTTATATCTTTACTACAACACAACAGGAAATG CTGCATTCATGGGTCAGGGCTTCAAACAAGAAATTTCCTTTATGCTACTGATGTGGTAGAAGCATTTCTCACTGTCCTCAAAAAGGGAAAACCAGGTGAAATTTATAACATTGGAACCAATTTTGAAATGTCAGTTCTCCAGCTTGCCAAAGAACTAATACAGCTg ATCAAAGAGACCAATTCAGAGTCTGAAATGGAAAACTGGGTTGATTATGTTGATGATAG acCTACCAATGACATGCGATATCCAATGAAGTCAGAAAAAATACATGGCTTGGGATGGAGACCTAAAGTACCTTGGaaagaaggaattaaaaaaacaa TTGAGTGGTACAGAGAGAATTTTCACAACTGGaagaatgcagaaaaagcattagaACCCTTTCCGGTACAACCACCGTTTGTATAG
- the TGDS gene encoding dTDP-D-glucose 4,6-dehydratase isoform X1: MSAAGRAESLGPPDSFAKRVLVTGGAGFIASHMIVSLVEDYPNYMIINLDKLDYCASLKNLETISNKQNYKFIQGDICDSHFVKLLFETEKIDIVLHFAAQTHVDLSFVRAFEFTYVNVYGTHVLVSAAHEARVEKFIYVSTDEVYGGSLDKEFDESSPKQPTNPYASSKAAAECFVQSYWEQYKFPVVITRSSNVYGPHQYPEKVIPKFISLLQHNRKCCIHGSGLQTRNFLYATDVVEAFLTVLKKGKPGEIYNIGTNFEMSVLQLAKELIQLIKETNSESEMENWVDYVDDRPTNDMRYPMKSEKIHGLGWRPKVPWKEGIKKTIEWYRENFHNWKNAEKALEPFPVQPPFV; encoded by the exons ATGTCGGCTGCGGGCCGCGCCGAGTCCTTGGGTCCTCCCGACAGCTTTGCGAAGCGGGTCCTGGTGACCGGGGGTGCTGGTTTCAT AGCGTCACATATGATTGTCTCTTTAGTAGAAGATTATCCAAATTATATGATCATAAATCTAGACAAG TTGGATTACTGTGCAAGCTTGAAGAATCTTGAAACCATTtctaataaacaaaattataaatttatacag ggTGACATATGTGATTCTCACTTCGTGAAACTACTCTTTGAAACAGAGAAAATAGACATAGTACTACATTTTGCTGCACAAACGCATGTAG acCTTTCATTTGTCCGTGCCTTTGAGTTTACCTACGTTAATGTTTACGGTACTCATGTGTTGGTAAGTGCTGCTCATGAAGCCAGAGTGGAGAAATTTATTTACGTCAGCACAGATGAGGTCTATGGAGGCAGTCTTGATAAG gAATTTGATGAATCTTCACCTAAACAACCTACAAATCCTTATGCATCGTCTAAAGCAGCTGCTGAGTGTTTTGTACAGTCTTATTGGGAACAGTATAAG TTTCCAGTTGTCATCACACGAAGCAGTAATGTTTATGGACCACATCAGTATCCAGAAAAG gTTATTCCAAAATTTATATCTTTACTACAACACAACAGGAAATG CTGCATTCATGGGTCAGGGCTTCAAACAAGAAATTTCCTTTATGCTACTGATGTGGTAGAAGCATTTCTCACTGTCCTCAAAAAGGGAAAACCAGGTGAAATTTATAACATTGGAACCAATTTTGAAATGTCAGTTCTCCAGCTTGCCAAAGAACTAATACAGCTg ATCAAAGAGACCAATTCAGAGTCTGAAATGGAAAACTGGGTTGATTATGTTGATGATAG acCTACCAATGACATGCGATATCCAATGAAGTCAGAAAAAATACATGGCTTGGGATGGAGACCTAAAGTACCTTGGaaagaaggaattaaaaaaacaa TTGAGTGGTACAGAGAGAATTTTCACAACTGGaagaatgcagaaaaagcattagaACCCTTTCCGGTACAACCACCGTTTGTATAG